ACCATATTCGCGAAGCGGGATCGACAGCGGTTCAAGAACTGGCTTTCACATTGTCGAACGCAATCGCCTATGTTGACGCGGCCCAAAAAGCAGGACTGCAGGTAGATGACTTTGCACCCCGACTGTCCTTCTTCTTCAACGCCCACAACGACTTCTTTGAAGAGATAGCAAAGTTCCGAGCAGCAAGGCGCATGTGGGCTCGGATTATGAAAGAACGCTTCGGTGCCAAAAATTCGAAGTCGATGCAGTTGCGCTTTCACACGCAAACAGCAGGGAGTACGCTCACAGCACAACAGCCGGACAACAACGTCGTCCGTGTCACAGTTCAGGCGATGGCTGCAGTTCTCGGCGGTACGCAGAGCTTGCACACCAATTCCAAAGACGAAGCGCTCGCGCTTCCGACCGAGTCATCCGCCAGACTAGCGCTGCGTACGCAGCAGATTCTCGCGAATGAAAGCGGACTCACGGATACGATTGATCCGCTCGGTGGCAGTTACTATGTAGAAGCACTGACGGATGCGGTAGAAGAACGCGCATGGGAGTATATCAACTACATCGACCACTTAGGTGGTGCTGTCGCCGCGATTGAACAGGGCTACATGCAGCAAGAGATTCACCGAGCTGCTTATGACACTCAGCAGGCCATCGAAAGAGGCGAGCAGGTTGTCGTTGGCGTCAACCAATTTACAACAGCTAGCGACGAATCGTCGGAGTTGCTTCGCGTCGACCCGGAAATCGGTCAGAAGCAAGCTCTGCGGCTGGCAACACTTCGGAGTCAACGTCCCCTGCAAGCTCACAAGGCAGCGCTGCAGAAACTTCGAGAGACGGCTGTCGGAGAGGGCAACCTGATGCCTGCCATCATTGATGCCGTGCGGGCCTACGCCACAATTGGGGAAATTTGCGACGTCCTTCGCGATGAATTTGGGGAGTACCGCCCAAGCGTCTTTTAGGCGTCAAGGGTCGACGAAACAGAGTGGAGGGGCTATGATGGGTTATCCGATTCGCGTGCTCGTCGCAAAACCTGGCCTCGACGGACACGACCGAGGAGCTCTCGTGATTGCACAGGGATTACGTGACGAAGGTATGGAAGTCATTTACACGGGCCTGCGCCAGACCCCAGCACAAATTGTGTCCACGGCTTTACAAGAGGACGTCAGCTGTATCGGGTTGTCGAGCCTGTCCGGCGCTCACATGGAGTTGTTCCCTGAAGTTGCGCGTTTGCTGCGAGAACAGGGGGCTGAAGATATCCTGATTGTGGGGGGCGGCGTGATTCCCGACGCTGACATCCCACCGCTCAAGGCAGCTGGAATTGCAGCGGTATTCACTCCAGGGACGAGAATTGAGAAAGTTGCTGAGTTCATTCGCACTCACGTGCAAATCCGGGACCTTCCTCTGGATGACGGTGGAACTCCATTTCCAGGCGTTCAAGGTATTGACCACATCGGCATCGCTGTTTTGGACGCTGCGACTGCCATCGCATTTTATACACAAGGGTTAGGTCTTTCTGTGACCCACGAGGAAGTCGTTCAGGACCAAGGCGTCAAGACGATTTTTCTTCCACTCAATGCGGTTCAAATTGAGCTCTTAGAGCCAATCGGAGACGATAGTCCCATTGCCAAGTTCATTGCGGCCAAAGGACCCGGTTTGCATCACATTGCTTACGCGGTCGACAATGTCGAAACAGCTCTCGCCCATGCAAAGACACTCGGTTATCGCTTGATTGATGAGACGCCGCGCAGTGGCGGTCAAGGTAAGTTGATTGCGTTCGTACATCCCAAATCCACCCATGGCGTGTTAACAGAATTCTGTCAGCACGCACACAAAGGAGTTGATGAGTCCTCATGATGGAAGACAAGCTCTACGAACTCCAAGACCGACGACGCAAGGTAGAGTTGGGCGGAGGCGACAAACGCATTCTTGCCCAACATGAGAAGGGTAAGTACACGGCTCGGGAGCGCATATCGATGCTCCTGGATGAGGGGAGTTTTCGTGAATTAAACGCATTTTCCGAGACGCGGACGCGTTACTTCGGGATGGACAAAGTCGATGCTCCCGGTGAAGGCGTGGTCACCGGCTACGGAACCGTTGATGGCCGAACCGTTTACGTATTTGCTCAGGATTTCACAGTGTTCGGTGGTGCGCTGGGGGAAGTCCACGCGGAGAAAATTGCTAAAATCATGGATCTTGCCGCAAAAAACGGTCATCCCGTGATTGGACTGAACGACTCCGGTGGTGCGCGCATCCAGGAAGGCGTGGTGTCACTCGACGGTTACGGTCATATTTTCTATCGAAATTCCATTTACTCTGGTGTCATTCCACAAATCTCGGTCGTTATGGGACCGTGTGCGGGCGGCGCTGTGTACTCTCCAGCCATTACAGATTTCATTTTCATGGTTGAAGGCACCAGTCAAATGTTCATCACGGGCCCAAAAGTGATTGAGACGGTAACCGGCGAGAAGATAACCAGTGAAGGTCTTGGTGGGGCAAAGGTTCAGGAGAGCGTCAGCGGAGTAGCTCACTTTATTGGCGCGACGGAGGAAGACGTGCTGTCAGAGGTTCGGCGTCTACTCGGTTATCTGCCATCTTCTCACACGGAATCGCCTCCCCACGTCGACGGGACCTATACGTTTGATGTTGATGAATCACTGCTCGAAGTCGTGCCCGTGGATGGAACAAAGGTGTACGACGTCAAGGATGTCATCACACGTCTCGTGGATGACGGCGACTTCATGGAAGTACAACCCCTCTTCGCGCGGAACGCAGTTGTTGGCTTCGGCCGCATTGGTGGTCATGCGCTCGGTATTGTGGCAAACCAACCGAAGTTTCTCGCCGGTGGCCTCGACATCGATTCGTCTGACAAAATTGCCCGTTTCATTCGATTTTGTGACTCTTTCAACATTCCTCTGCTAACCCTGGAAGACGTCACCGGATTCATTCCGGGCGTGAAGCAAGAACACGGCGGTATCATTCGCCATGGTGCGAAGATCCTCTATGCGTATTCCGAGGCAACCGTACCAAAGATTACCGTCATTCTCCGGAAAGCATACGGAGGGGCGTATGTAGCTCTAAACAGTAAGGCTATTGGAGCTGACCTCGTGTACGCATGGCCGGCATCTGAGATTGCCGTCATGGGACCGGAAGGGGCAGCAAACATTATTTATGCAAAGGACATCCAGGACAGCCCCGATCCGGTCGCAATGCGCACGGAACTGATTGCAAGGTATCGTGAACAATTTGCAAACCCCTACGTGGCGGCGGGCGCCGGCATGGTGGACGACGTCATTGATCCGCGAGAAACACGGCAAAAAGTGTTTGAAGCCCTGGAGCTGTTGCAGAACAAGTGGGAATCAAGGCCGCCGAAAAAACACGGCAACATTCCTTTGTAATAGGATTTAGGTCGGAAAATCATACGGGAGAGATAAACGTAAGCGATGGAGAGATGACAGTCATGAATGATGCTCACGTAACTACAGATGAGGCAGCCGCGCTGTTTCTTGAACTCGTGCAAATTGATAGTCTGTCCTTGCAGGAAGGAAACATCGCGCGTCGTTTGGCAGCGATGTTGGAGGGTTACGGTTGCACTGTTCGCTTTGACGAGGCCGGAACAGCACTTGGCGGCGATACTGGTAACCTGATTGCTCACATGCCAGGAAATCCAAAGCGGCCCACCGTCCTCTTGACGTCGCACATGGATACGGTGGTACCGGGGACAGGGATTAAGCCGCAAATCGACGAACATGGCACGGTCTGGAGTGACGGTTCAACGATTCTTGGCGCCGACGACAAGGCAGGGATGACAGCGATTTTGCTTGCCCTAAAAGCACTCGCTCTGAACAAGCAGGATCATTGTCCTATCGACATCGTGTTCACCGTCGCAGAAGAACAAGGTCTAAAAGGTTCCCGACATGTAGACTGTACTGCACTGGAGAGCAACGTCGGATTGTGTCTCGATTCCGGCGGCCCTCTTGGCACAATTGTCGCTGCAGGACCGACCCAAGTGAAGTGGTCTGCTGAGTTTGTGGGACGGGCAGCACACGCTGGCGTGGCTCCGGAGCGCGGGGTTAGCGCGATTAAAATGGCTGCCACCGCAGTCTCACGTATGCCACACGGCCGACTGAGCGCGAACACGACGGTAAACGTCGGCAGCTTTATTGGGGAAGGGCCGACCAATGTTGTTCGTGACCGCGTGACACTCGCTGGAGAAGCAAGGAGTCTCGATGAAGACGAACTGTGGCCCGTCGTGGAGAAGATGGAGCGCATCTTCGAACAAACTGCAACGGAATTTGGAGGTAGCGTGAAGTTTGTGCAGCAGAAGATGTATAGCGGATTTTCGTTTGACGAAGGTAATGACTTACGTCGTGCTGTAGAACTTGCCATGGAGAGTGTTGGGCTTCGCCCATCGGCAGTGAAAAGCGGCGGCGGCAGCGATGCCAACATCTTTACGCAAAACGGCATTGCAACCTTGAATATTGGAATTGGTTACGAAGACATCCACTCAACGTCTGAACACGTTGCACTCTCAGATATTGTTCAGGCAGCCCAAGTCGCTGAGGCGTTTTGCCGACAATACACGAAATAGATGAGATGGGCCGGAGGGTCTGCTCTGGCCGGATGAGTGATTGCGCAAAAACACATACTATCCCCCGACGGTTCGTCGAGAGGGGGATTTCTGTGAATGAATCCAGAGCGACGGGGTCAGAGACCGCCAACCAGACTAAGGAGCAAAGCACTATGCGACCAAAACCAGTCCGCGCATTGTCTGTGCGCAGTCTGGTTTTGATTGGGATAGGGGGCATTATCGGGGCAGGGTTCTTCCTCGGTTGCGGTTTGCCCATCAAGAGCGCCGGACCTGGCGTGTTGCTTGCTTTCCTGCTTGGCGGTGTCATTACGGCCCAAGTGACAGGAGCACTCACGTCAATTGCAGTAAGCCACCCGGTGGCTGGTGCGTATCAGGTCTTTCCGCAGATGTACGTTGGACGTTTTGCCGGTTACATGCAAGGCTGGACGTATTATTTGACCAGCATTTTAACCATTTCCAGTGAAGCCGTAGCAATGGCTGTGTTCATCAAACTCTGGACTCCACATACGCCAACCATCCTGTTGGCTGGGCTGTTCGCGGCGGTGATTATCATCATTAACGCGTTTGGTGTGAAGAGCTTTGAACGGGTCGAATCAATAATGAGCGTACTGAAAATTGGGGCACTCGTAGGGTTCATTGTTTACGCCGTCATTCTGGTTGTCGCATATTTGAGTCACGGTACACTGTCTACGGGTTCATGGGGAAGTGTCATGCGTCATCCCGCAGCGTACCACAGTTGGCTGCCAAACGGCTGGAGTGGTCTCGGACAGAGCATGCTGGTTGTCATTTTTGCGTACGCAGGTATCGGTGTCTTCGCATCTGCCGCATCCGATATCAAAGACCGCAAAGGGATAGACAGGGCCGCTGTGTGGACTGTTATCCTTTTGACAGTAATGTACATTTTGTCGATTGCACTCGTATTGTGGTTTGTCTCGTGGCAGAAGGTCAGCACTTCTCAAAGCCCTTTTGTGTACGCTTTGATTGCAAGCGGCGCGGGTCAGTTCGGTACCATTCTGAATGGCGTCATTCTCGTTGCCGCGTTCAGTGTCATGTCTGGCGCGCTGTTCTCGGCAAACCAAATCTTGATATCGCTTGGTGACCAAGGCGAAGCGCCTTCCAAAGTCAGCCACGAGACAAGGCACGGAACCCCGGTTGTTGCGCTGATTGTCAGCGCGGTGGGCATTGCAGCGGCACTCACAATTGCCGTGGTACTTCCAGCCAACGTGTATAGCTTTCTTGTTAGTGCGTCCAGTTACTTCACATTCTTCAACTGGTTTATGCTGCTCTGGGCGTTTCTCAATTGGCGGAGAAAAACAACAGAGGATGAAAAGTTCACGTCGCGCCTGACATTCGGGCAACCCGTGTCGACCGTGATTACCATGGTGTTGCTGGTAGGACTTGGCGGATATGCGTTACTCCAACACGACCAACGAATGGGATTTTACGCTGCTCTCAGCATTGTCCTGGTACTCGCAATCGTGTATTTCATTGGCATGCGCCATCGCCATGCGTCTTGATCAAAAGCGCAATGGTTGTAACAGCAACCCTTTGAACACAGCGCGCGTTCACACCTTGATGTGCCGGCTCGCTGCAGTTGACACTTGATTGCAGCGCGCTCGTCCTGCAGGATAGAAAGTGAGGTGATGGACAAGTGCATGAAGAAGACCTAGCAGAAGTGACCCTGGCTGTCAGGGAGATGTATAAAGGAAAAATCGTGCAACTACAGGAGTGCGACGTTCGTCTGCCAAATGGGCGTTCATCAGTTCGAGAAGTCGTGCGGCACCCTGGGGCTGTGGCCATCTTGGCCGAGCCCGCAGCAAATGAATTGGTGTTGGTTACGCAATTTCGCTATGCACCGGGAGAAGCATTACTGGAACTCCCAGCTGGTAAACTCGAGCCTCGAGAGTCCGCCATCGATTGCGCCGTTCGGGAACTCGCAGAGGAGACAGGGTATTTCGCCGAACAAGTGCGGCACATTTTCGAATTCTACACAAGTCCTGGATTTGCTGACGAGCGTATCTCGCTCTACTATGCCACTGGTCTCAGTTCTGGGGAAACCAACTTTGATGACGATGAATTCGTTCTCATGCGCTCGTACCACCGCGAAGAGCTGATGGAGAAGTTAAACAACGGCAGCATCCGTGACGCCAAAACCATCATCGGCATTCAATGGTGGCTGCAAAATGGAACGAAACGATGACTTTGACGTCGCAGTATTTTGCTGACTTTCATATCCACGTAGGACGAAGTAAAGACCAGCCGGTCAAGATGGCAGCAGCGCGGAATCTGACGGTTGAGGCAGTGTTCCGAGAAGCGAGAGAAAGAAAAGGCCTGGATATCATTACTCTGATTGACGGCGTCTGCACAAATGTCCTCTCAGAGCTTAAGGAGCTTGTGGGACAGGACAGGCTCCGGGCTGTTCCATGCGGTGGATATCAGTTTGAGAATGGCTTGATGGTTCTCATCGGATCGGAAGTTGAAGTCGGTGGACCTGTCGGAGGAGCTGCCCATTTTGGTTGCTGGTTTCCTACCCTTGACGCGGCAACAGATTTTCACGACTGGCTGGCCACTGTTCAGACGAACCCGAGCCTTTCTTCTCAAAGGGCTCGAGCGGACGCCTACAAGCTGCAAACCGAGACCACAAGTAGAGGCGGTTTGTTTATTATCCATCACGCCTTTACACCCCATAAAGGCATGTATGGCAACTGCGTATCCCACCTTACCGACATGGTCGACGGCGCCAAGGTCGATGCGCTTGAACTCGGACTGTCGGCCGACTCGGACATGGCAGACTGCATTCATGAGCTCAAAGACATAACGTTTATCTCGAATTCGGATGCCCATTCAGCCGCCAAGATTGCGCGCGAGTACAACGCCCTTCAGCTCCAGGCCGCAACCTTTGACGAAGTCAAATTTGCACTTCGCAGGCAGGGAGAGCGCTTTATTACGGCAAATTTCGGACTACACCCGGCGCTCGGAAAGTATCATCGCTCCCGCTGTGCAAAGTGCGGCGAAACCTGGAACGAGGAGACGGGCCGTTGTTCATGTGGCAGTACCAAGCAGGTGATTGGGGTTTATGACCGTTTACTGCAAATTCGCGACAGCGATGCCCCTTTTCACCCACAACATCGACCACCGTACCGGTATCAGGTGCCACTTGAATTTGTACCGGGACTTGGACCGAAATCACTTGCGAGATTGCTTGACGAGTTTGGAAGCGAAATGGCTGTACTTAATCGTGTGTCATTCGATGAGTTGGCGAATGTGGTAGGCAAACAGCTAGCGGATGTCATCGACAAATCGAGGTCTGGCGAAGTGCAGTTCATTGAAGGCGGCGGCGGGGTCTACGGGAAGTTAATCCTGTGAATCTAGGATATTGTTCGATAGAGTCGCATAGTATCAATCAAAACCTTGATTTTACGAATAGGTGGAGATTGAAATGGA
The Alicyclobacillus curvatus genome window above contains:
- a CDS encoding methylmalonyl-CoA mutase family protein; its protein translation is MSLEPRLEEWQRKTEASVAKRPERKNDFPNHSDISISRLYTTKDVPATDESYLAKLGFPGEYPYTRGIQPTMYRGRFWTMRQYAGFGSAEETNRRFRYLLEQGQTGLSTAFDLPTQIGYDADHAMSRGEVGKVGVSISSIHDMETLLQDIPLDKVSTSMTINAPAAVLLAMYLVVAEKQGVPWNQVSGTIQNDILKEYVARGTYIFPPKPSMRLITDIFDFCSREVPNWNTISISGYHIREAGSTAVQELAFTLSNAIAYVDAAQKAGLQVDDFAPRLSFFFNAHNDFFEEIAKFRAARRMWARIMKERFGAKNSKSMQLRFHTQTAGSTLTAQQPDNNVVRVTVQAMAAVLGGTQSLHTNSKDEALALPTESSARLALRTQQILANESGLTDTIDPLGGSYYVEALTDAVEERAWEYINYIDHLGGAVAAIEQGYMQQEIHRAAYDTQQAIERGEQVVVGVNQFTTASDESSELLRVDPEIGQKQALRLATLRSQRPLQAHKAALQKLRETAVGEGNLMPAIIDAVRAYATIGEICDVLRDEFGEYRPSVF
- the mce gene encoding methylmalonyl-CoA epimerase, whose amino-acid sequence is MGYPIRVLVAKPGLDGHDRGALVIAQGLRDEGMEVIYTGLRQTPAQIVSTALQEDVSCIGLSSLSGAHMELFPEVARLLREQGAEDILIVGGGVIPDADIPPLKAAGIAAVFTPGTRIEKVAEFIRTHVQIRDLPLDDGGTPFPGVQGIDHIGIAVLDAATAIAFYTQGLGLSVTHEEVVQDQGVKTIFLPLNAVQIELLEPIGDDSPIAKFIAAKGPGLHHIAYAVDNVETALAHAKTLGYRLIDETPRSGGQGKLIAFVHPKSTHGVLTEFCQHAHKGVDESS
- a CDS encoding methylmalonyl-CoA carboxyltransferase, coding for MEDKLYELQDRRRKVELGGGDKRILAQHEKGKYTARERISMLLDEGSFRELNAFSETRTRYFGMDKVDAPGEGVVTGYGTVDGRTVYVFAQDFTVFGGALGEVHAEKIAKIMDLAAKNGHPVIGLNDSGGARIQEGVVSLDGYGHIFYRNSIYSGVIPQISVVMGPCAGGAVYSPAITDFIFMVEGTSQMFITGPKVIETVTGEKITSEGLGGAKVQESVSGVAHFIGATEEDVLSEVRRLLGYLPSSHTESPPHVDGTYTFDVDESLLEVVPVDGTKVYDVKDVITRLVDDGDFMEVQPLFARNAVVGFGRIGGHALGIVANQPKFLAGGLDIDSSDKIARFIRFCDSFNIPLLTLEDVTGFIPGVKQEHGGIIRHGAKILYAYSEATVPKITVILRKAYGGAYVALNSKAIGADLVYAWPASEIAVMGPEGAANIIYAKDIQDSPDPVAMRTELIARYREQFANPYVAAGAGMVDDVIDPRETRQKVFEALELLQNKWESRPPKKHGNIPL
- a CDS encoding M20/M25/M40 family metallo-hydrolase, which translates into the protein MNDAHVTTDEAAALFLELVQIDSLSLQEGNIARRLAAMLEGYGCTVRFDEAGTALGGDTGNLIAHMPGNPKRPTVLLTSHMDTVVPGTGIKPQIDEHGTVWSDGSTILGADDKAGMTAILLALKALALNKQDHCPIDIVFTVAEEQGLKGSRHVDCTALESNVGLCLDSGGPLGTIVAAGPTQVKWSAEFVGRAAHAGVAPERGVSAIKMAATAVSRMPHGRLSANTTVNVGSFIGEGPTNVVRDRVTLAGEARSLDEDELWPVVEKMERIFEQTATEFGGSVKFVQQKMYSGFSFDEGNDLRRAVELAMESVGLRPSAVKSGGGSDANIFTQNGIATLNIGIGYEDIHSTSEHVALSDIVQAAQVAEAFCRQYTK
- a CDS encoding amino acid permease; the protein is MNESRATGSETANQTKEQSTMRPKPVRALSVRSLVLIGIGGIIGAGFFLGCGLPIKSAGPGVLLAFLLGGVITAQVTGALTSIAVSHPVAGAYQVFPQMYVGRFAGYMQGWTYYLTSILTISSEAVAMAVFIKLWTPHTPTILLAGLFAAVIIIINAFGVKSFERVESIMSVLKIGALVGFIVYAVILVVAYLSHGTLSTGSWGSVMRHPAAYHSWLPNGWSGLGQSMLVVIFAYAGIGVFASAASDIKDRKGIDRAAVWTVILLTVMYILSIALVLWFVSWQKVSTSQSPFVYALIASGAGQFGTILNGVILVAAFSVMSGALFSANQILISLGDQGEAPSKVSHETRHGTPVVALIVSAVGIAAALTIAVVLPANVYSFLVSASSYFTFFNWFMLLWAFLNWRRKTTEDEKFTSRLTFGQPVSTVITMVLLVGLGGYALLQHDQRMGFYAALSIVLVLAIVYFIGMRHRHAS
- a CDS encoding NUDIX hydrolase → MYKGKIVQLQECDVRLPNGRSSVREVVRHPGAVAILAEPAANELVLVTQFRYAPGEALLELPAGKLEPRESAIDCAVRELAEETGYFAEQVRHIFEFYTSPGFADERISLYYATGLSSGETNFDDDEFVLMRSYHREELMEKLNNGSIRDAKTIIGIQWWLQNGTKR
- a CDS encoding TIGR00375 family protein — translated: MTLTSQYFADFHIHVGRSKDQPVKMAAARNLTVEAVFREARERKGLDIITLIDGVCTNVLSELKELVGQDRLRAVPCGGYQFENGLMVLIGSEVEVGGPVGGAAHFGCWFPTLDAATDFHDWLATVQTNPSLSSQRARADAYKLQTETTSRGGLFIIHHAFTPHKGMYGNCVSHLTDMVDGAKVDALELGLSADSDMADCIHELKDITFISNSDAHSAAKIAREYNALQLQAATFDEVKFALRRQGERFITANFGLHPALGKYHRSRCAKCGETWNEETGRCSCGSTKQVIGVYDRLLQIRDSDAPFHPQHRPPYRYQVPLEFVPGLGPKSLARLLDEFGSEMAVLNRVSFDELANVVGKQLADVIDKSRSGEVQFIEGGGGVYGKLIL